The following is a genomic window from Bacteroidia bacterium.
TGTAAAGCGTCTTTTTCGACATCCCCAATTCCCGGGCAATATCATCCATGGTAATGTTCCGAATGCCCTTATGCATAAAGAGTTTGCGGGCACGTTCTAATATAAGTTCTAACTTTTCTTCCATGATATTGAATGGGCAAAAGTAAAAACGCAATACACTTAGGAAACTCTATAAAATGTTAAAGTTTCCCAGGTTTTTTATAATACGCTGATTTTCAGCAGGTAAAAAATTCAATTTCTTTGAAATTTCGATAAACTGATAGTCGTCATGTTAAAACAAACCAAGCTTCAAAAAAAAATAATAGGTTTGCACCAAGTCCAACATTCGAAATGAAATCAACCCATAACTCCATCGAATCTTATCTCGAAAGTCTAACTCCGGAACGACAATCAGCCCTTAATAATCTTCGAACTGTATTGAAATCTAATCTGCCTTCCGGTTTTAGCGAAGAACTTTCCTATGGCATGATTGGCTTTGTGGTTCCTCATTCCATCTATCCTAAAGGTTACCACTGCGATACCAAATTGCCCCTTCCATTTATTAACATCGCGTCTCAAAAGAACTTTGT
Proteins encoded in this region:
- a CDS encoding DUF1801 domain-containing protein; this translates as MKSTHNSIESYLESLTPERQSALNNLRTVLKSNLPSGFSEELSYGMIGFVVPHSIYPKGYHCDTKLPLPFINIASQKNFVALYHMGLYADASLLDWFMSEFPKHSKAKLDMGKSCIRFKKMEEIPLELIGQLAQKMSTDQWISKYESMLSSSKSAK